One Methylomonas sp. LL1 DNA window includes the following coding sequences:
- a CDS encoding spermidine synthase yields MAKKTGSGSPSTAAHKSNIPNLSKAVLLLTVTLSGGAVMILELLGTRIIAPFYGASLYVWSAQIAVTMIALALGYYLGGFLIDRYPKLRLAHVIMLAALATSLIPFISATVMTLTNPLGMRGGAFTSAFLLFALPLTTLAMVGPFVIKLATETLEDVGSTVGSVYAISTVGSVLATLLLGFFLLPVFGTRAIIFALGLILMLWAIGLMLGDKRGFAHISSTLPLMMVAIVTGLLSINGYAKSQQVGREFKVLHEAESIYGWVRIVDHQRDGYRLLLSDASVLSAMSLADGKTLLGYQTIIGTLPVLRPQASDALVIGLGGGHIARDLKSKGLTTDTIEIDPVVADASLKYFNFTPTGEFIVGDARYEIKKLNKKYDFIIHDCFTGGSEPTHLLTLEMLRDLRGLLKQDGILALNYVGFTRGEGTQAVASVYKTLKQVLPNMRVFATEKTEMTDFIFLASNQAMVLDSNSRDQRTQWLLDHQYALTEEGGIVITDDYNPMESLQVRKAEYYREVFLKRVSAELLFL; encoded by the coding sequence ATGGCAAAAAAAACCGGGTCTGGATCGCCATCCACAGCAGCCCATAAATCCAATATCCCTAACTTAAGCAAGGCGGTCCTGTTGCTCACCGTGACCCTCAGCGGCGGAGCCGTGATGATCCTGGAATTGCTGGGTACCCGCATCATCGCGCCATTCTATGGCGCCAGTCTGTATGTGTGGTCGGCGCAGATAGCCGTGACCATGATCGCCTTGGCGCTCGGTTATTATCTGGGCGGTTTTCTGATCGATCGTTATCCCAAGCTACGTCTGGCTCATGTGATCATGCTGGCGGCGTTGGCGACCAGTTTGATTCCCTTTATCAGTGCAACAGTGATGACGTTGACTAACCCGCTAGGCATGCGCGGTGGTGCGTTTACCAGCGCTTTCCTGTTATTTGCCTTGCCTTTGACGACGCTGGCGATGGTCGGTCCGTTCGTGATTAAACTGGCGACCGAAACCCTGGAGGATGTCGGTAGTACGGTTGGTTCCGTCTATGCGATCAGTACGGTAGGGAGCGTGCTGGCAACCCTGTTACTGGGATTTTTTCTGTTGCCGGTATTCGGCACTCGGGCCATTATTTTTGCTCTGGGATTGATACTGATGTTATGGGCGATAGGCTTGATGTTGGGCGATAAACGGGGATTTGCCCATATTTCATCGACGCTGCCGTTAATGATGGTTGCAATAGTCACTGGCCTGCTCAGTATCAATGGCTATGCCAAGTCGCAACAAGTCGGCCGCGAGTTCAAGGTTTTGCATGAAGCAGAAAGTATTTATGGTTGGGTGCGTATCGTGGATCATCAACGGGACGGTTATCGGCTGTTGCTGTCCGACGCTTCGGTTTTGAGTGCGATGTCCTTGGCCGACGGCAAAACCTTGCTAGGCTATCAAACCATCATCGGTACTTTGCCGGTTTTGCGGCCCCAAGCATCCGACGCCCTTGTGATAGGCTTGGGCGGTGGCCATATCGCCCGCGATTTGAAATCCAAGGGCTTGACTACCGATACCATAGAAATCGATCCGGTGGTGGCCGATGCCTCGTTGAAATACTTCAATTTCACGCCTACCGGCGAATTTATCGTCGGCGACGCCCGTTACGAAATCAAAAAATTAAATAAAAAATACGATTTCATTATCCATGACTGTTTTACCGGTGGTTCCGAGCCGACTCATCTGTTGACGCTAGAAATGTTGCGGGATTTGCGCGGCTTATTAAAACAAGATGGGATTCTGGCGCTGAACTATGTCGGTTTTACTCGGGGTGAAGGTACACAAGCCGTGGCTTCGGTTTACAAAACCTTGAAGCAGGTGCTGCCGAACATGCGCGTGTTTGCTACCGAGAAAACGGAAATGACCGATTTTATTTTCCTGGCGTCAAATCAAGCCATGGTTTTGGATTCAAACAGTCGCGATCAACGGACTCAATGGTTATTAGATCATCAATATGCGTTGACTGAAGAAGGCGGCATTGTGATCACCGATGATTACAATCCCATGGAAAGCCTGCAAGTCAGAAAAGCCGAGTATTATCGGGAAGTGTTTTTAAAACGCGTATCCGCGGAATTATTGTTTTTATGA
- a CDS encoding SEC-C metal-binding domain-containing protein, translating to MLASSKISRNAPCPCGSGKKYKVCCADSAAVNMLTPCRRY from the coding sequence ATGCTTGCATCGTCAAAAATCAGCCGCAACGCTCCCTGTCCTTGCGGCAGCGGCAAAAAATACAAAGTGTGTTGTGCCGACTCGGCGGCGGTAAATATGTTAACCCCCTGCCGCCGATATTGA
- a CDS encoding tetratricopeptide repeat-containing sulfotransferase family protein — protein sequence MAKPKGAYFLASLGQALCWLLRRREGVGHLLQAARLLERQASKSRNPRFLVELSGQLVHWGEMAAGERLARLAVALGPSSPVALNNLVLCLTRMNRNAEALPISRQVCKMLPDHPGCNILLAILEAQLVSPEPALIRLNSVIEDNAEPEQTARAWLEKAVILDKSGCFDEAFAALTVAGEMHTTLSPFSPDQRELIYETLERNRAGFDRNLLQRWPVDTLIDDDLPAPAFLLGFLRSGTILTEQVLGSHPDLIATDESSVIHELTQELQRISGVTGDHAKALSTLNLRRIKELRQFYWRRMREEYGDAVMAKQLVDKNALNTIELGVISVVFPEAKILFALRDPRDVCLSCFM from the coding sequence TTGGCCAAACCGAAGGGTGCTTATTTTCTGGCCAGCCTTGGTCAAGCGCTTTGCTGGTTATTGCGTCGCCGAGAAGGGGTGGGGCATCTGCTTCAAGCAGCCCGCTTGCTTGAGCGTCAGGCGAGTAAAAGTCGCAATCCGCGCTTTTTGGTCGAGTTATCCGGGCAATTGGTGCATTGGGGTGAGATGGCCGCTGGCGAACGTTTAGCACGCCTTGCGGTTGCCTTGGGACCCAGTTCGCCGGTGGCATTGAATAATCTTGTGCTATGCCTGACAAGAATGAATCGCAATGCCGAGGCTCTGCCGATTTCTCGGCAGGTGTGCAAAATGTTACCCGATCATCCCGGTTGTAATATTTTACTGGCGATTTTAGAAGCGCAACTGGTTTCTCCCGAACCAGCCCTGATCAGATTGAATAGCGTGATTGAAGATAATGCCGAGCCGGAACAGACCGCGCGGGCCTGGTTGGAAAAAGCCGTGATCCTGGATAAGAGCGGATGCTTTGATGAAGCGTTTGCCGCCTTAACCGTGGCCGGCGAAATGCATACCACTCTCTCGCCATTTAGTCCTGATCAACGCGAATTGATTTACGAGACTTTGGAGCGCAATCGGGCGGGATTCGATCGCAATCTACTTCAGCGCTGGCCGGTTGATACGCTGATTGACGACGATTTGCCTGCTCCGGCATTTTTGTTGGGTTTTTTACGTTCCGGTACCATATTGACCGAACAAGTGCTAGGCTCGCATCCGGATCTGATAGCCACGGATGAAAGCAGCGTTATTCACGAATTGACCCAGGAATTGCAGCGCATCAGCGGCGTAACCGGCGACCATGCCAAGGCGCTGTCTACGTTGAATTTGCGGCGGATCAAGGAACTCAGGCAATTTTATTGGCGGCGTATGCGTGAAGAATACGGCGACGCAGTTATGGCGAAACAGCTGGTCGATAAAAATGCGCTGAATACCATAGAGCTTGGCGTAATCAGCGTGGTTTTCCCGGAGGCAAAAATTTTGTTTGCCCTTCGCGATCCCAGGGATGTTTGTCTCAGTTGTTTCATGTAG
- a CDS encoding leishmanolysin-related zinc metalloendopeptidase, producing the protein MQLNLRKNLLLAGGCILLSASPAQAAVFDIHLNFTSGLSTDYQSYFTNAANFWKSIITGYDFDIGGNLLNSGITIDVSGSAGAVGGTLATAGVSYIQHSNLTSGRAVVNGGSINIDTADLPNMIANNTFQSVIEHEMAHVLGFGTLWEANHLYTDGIGQYTGSFGLAAYRAEFGQPAAAFVPVELGGGAGTADGHWDEVDDGFGVTGITDSQGRDMRYELMTGWLNGPTFLSNTTIQSFRDLGYTVAAVPLPGAVWLFGSALLSLMGLSAKKRRVGIV; encoded by the coding sequence ATGCAGTTAAATCTAAGAAAAAATCTATTGTTGGCGGGCGGTTGTATTTTGTTGTCTGCTTCCCCGGCACAGGCGGCGGTTTTTGATATTCATTTGAATTTCACCAGTGGATTGAGCACGGATTACCAGAGTTACTTTACCAATGCGGCCAATTTCTGGAAATCGATCATTACCGGTTATGATTTTGATATTGGCGGTAACTTGCTGAATTCCGGCATCACTATCGATGTTTCGGGTTCAGCCGGCGCTGTGGGAGGGACATTGGCAACCGCCGGTGTTTCCTATATTCAACATTCTAATCTGACTAGCGGCCGCGCCGTGGTCAATGGCGGTTCTATCAACATCGATACGGCAGACCTTCCAAATATGATTGCCAACAACACCTTTCAATCCGTGATCGAGCATGAGATGGCGCATGTGCTGGGTTTCGGCACGTTGTGGGAAGCCAATCACTTATATACCGATGGTATCGGGCAATATACCGGCTCTTTCGGATTGGCGGCCTATAGAGCCGAATTTGGTCAACCAGCGGCAGCCTTTGTGCCGGTCGAATTGGGCGGCGGTGCCGGAACCGCCGACGGTCACTGGGACGAAGTTGATGATGGTTTCGGAGTCACAGGGATTACCGATAGCCAGGGTCGCGATATGCGCTATGAATTGATGACCGGCTGGTTGAATGGCCCGACCTTCTTGAGCAATACGACTATCCAATCTTTCCGTGATCTGGGATACACGGTTGCGGCTGTGCCGCTGCCTGGAGCCGTCTGGTTGTTCGGTTCGGCGTTGCTGTCATTGATGGGCCTGTCCGCCAAGAAACGCAGAGTTGGAATTGTATAA
- the radA gene encoding DNA repair protein RadA, which translates to MAKKQKSAYVCTECGADYPGWSGQCNQCGEWNTIKEVRLGNAKPGRDNSGYAGARSEVHLLSEVNLAQAERISTGLAEFDRVLGGGIVTGSVVLIGGAPGAGKSTILLQAIAHIGGQLPVLYVSGEESLQQIAERAHRLGLKTAGIKMLAETSVQQICQVLDEEKPRVVIIDSIQVMYTADSDSAPGSVSQVRESASYLTQYAKRSGVSFFMVGHVTKDQSLAGPMTLSHIVDAQVVLSSTDDSRFRVLRADKNRFGSVGELGFFAMESTGLKEVKNPSAMFLSRAEKPSPGSVVTVLWEGTRPLLVEIQALVTESQYGNPRRLAVGLDQNRLAMLLAVLSRHGGIFTGNDEIYTNVVGGIKVSETSTDLAIMVGVVSSLRDRIIPYDTVFFGEVGLNGEIRPVANGHARLNEAAKHGFKRAIIPKANKPKEVIKNLEIHAVSNIQEALAVLSDL; encoded by the coding sequence ATGGCTAAAAAGCAAAAATCAGCTTATGTCTGCACCGAATGCGGCGCCGATTATCCCGGCTGGTCGGGGCAATGCAACCAGTGCGGCGAATGGAATACCATCAAGGAAGTCAGGCTGGGCAACGCCAAGCCCGGACGCGACAACAGCGGTTACGCCGGCGCTCGTAGCGAAGTACACTTGTTGTCCGAGGTCAACCTCGCCCAGGCAGAACGCATCTCCACCGGACTGGCCGAATTCGACCGGGTATTGGGCGGCGGCATCGTCACCGGCAGCGTGGTGTTGATCGGCGGCGCACCGGGTGCCGGCAAGAGCACGATACTACTGCAAGCCATCGCCCATATCGGCGGGCAGTTGCCGGTATTGTATGTATCGGGCGAAGAATCCCTGCAACAAATCGCCGAACGCGCTCACCGGCTCGGCCTGAAAACCGCCGGCATTAAGATGCTGGCGGAAACCTCGGTGCAGCAGATTTGCCAGGTACTGGACGAAGAGAAGCCACGGGTGGTGATCATCGATTCGATCCAGGTCATGTACACCGCCGACTCCGATTCCGCGCCCGGCTCGGTTTCGCAGGTACGCGAATCCGCCAGCTACCTGACCCAATACGCCAAGCGTAGCGGCGTGTCTTTTTTCATGGTCGGCCACGTCACCAAGGATCAATCGCTGGCGGGGCCGATGACCTTGAGCCACATCGTCGATGCCCAGGTTGTTTTGTCGTCGACCGACGATTCGCGTTTCCGGGTGCTGCGCGCCGACAAGAACCGCTTCGGCAGCGTCGGCGAATTGGGCTTCTTCGCGATGGAAAGCACGGGGCTAAAGGAAGTGAAGAACCCGTCGGCGATGTTCTTGTCGCGGGCCGAAAAACCCTCGCCGGGCAGCGTGGTGACGGTGTTGTGGGAAGGCACAAGGCCGTTGCTGGTCGAGATACAGGCCCTGGTCACCGAAAGCCAATACGGCAATCCGCGCCGCCTGGCGGTGGGGCTGGATCAAAACCGGCTGGCGATGCTGTTGGCGGTGCTGTCGCGCCACGGCGGCATATTCACCGGCAACGACGAGATTTATACCAACGTGGTCGGCGGCATCAAGGTGTCGGAGACCAGCACCGACCTGGCGATCATGGTCGGCGTGGTTTCCAGCCTGCGCGACCGCATCATCCCTTACGATACGGTGTTTTTCGGCGAGGTGGGCCTGAACGGCGAAATCCGCCCGGTCGCCAACGGCCATGCCCGCCTCAATGAAGCCGCCAAACATGGCTTCAAGCGGGCCATTATTCCTAAAGCCAACAAGCCTAAGGAAGTCATCAAAAACCTGGAGATTCACGCGGTCAGCAATATCCAGGAAGCGCTGGCGGTTTTATCCGATTTATAA
- a CDS encoding type II toxin-antitoxin system RelE/ParE family toxin — MRVRITDNFSANLQSIEDYWAGTDFPHSFDRLLDELDQSVIPNLERYPEMGRAFSRHPCESVEARVHTERLTVGLSSIREYLLEEYLLLYLPADAVYLLAIRHHKQLSYDFERLWLNH; from the coding sequence ATGCGGGTTCGGATAACCGACAACTTCTCGGCCAACCTGCAAAGCATCGAAGACTACTGGGCCGGTACCGATTTCCCGCACAGTTTCGACCGCTTACTGGACGAACTCGACCAGTCCGTCATTCCCAATCTCGAACGCTACCCGGAGATGGGCCGCGCTTTCTCCCGGCACCCCTGCGAATCGGTTGAAGCGCGGGTACATACCGAGAGACTGACAGTGGGCCTATCGTCCATCCGCGAATATTTGCTCGAAGAATATTTACTACTGTATTTACCGGCGGATGCCGTTTATCTGCTCGCCATCAGGCATCATAAGCAATTGTCCTACGATTTCGAGCGTCTGTGGCTAAACCATTAA
- a CDS encoding type II toxin-antitoxin system Phd/YefM family antitoxin has product MSISAADIVPFSEARTHLSALVAEVQAGKEKIITKNGEGVAALIAADRLDHYHQLERAHIHLSLLNEIDKGLADVEAGRHRDAREALSELRQRRSKSGSL; this is encoded by the coding sequence ATGAGCATCTCTGCAGCCGATATTGTTCCTTTTTCCGAGGCTCGCACCCACCTGTCCGCCTTAGTCGCCGAGGTTCAGGCCGGCAAGGAAAAAATCATCACCAAAAACGGCGAAGGCGTCGCCGCACTCATCGCGGCAGATAGGCTAGATCATTATCACCAGCTTGAACGCGCGCACATCCACTTATCGTTGCTGAATGAAATCGACAAAGGCCTAGCTGATGTCGAAGCCGGCCGGCATCGCGATGCCCGCGAGGCATTGAGCGAACTCAGACAGCGTCGCTCTAAATCAGGTAGCCTATAG
- the alr gene encoding alanine racemase encodes MTPAAYAHLDLEAVRHNLAQVKRYAPNNKIMAVIKANAYGHGITRVARALDQANGLAVARVDEGVRLRKAGFTQPITVLQGFVCVDELLLMLQHQLEAVIHTHQQIDILQQQNGEPLALSVWLKMDTGMNRLGFKGSDFNTAYQQLAKCAIVKQPIRLITHFANADDLLDDKTRRQIELFNDAVRDYPGERSIANSAGIIGWPLGSARIESRAEPSGQTQEKNNDWVRPGLMLYGCSPFAGKTGADFGLKPVMSLHSRLISVKHVAAGETVGYSGTWQCQTDTRLGVVSIGYGDGYHRHTRSGAPVLVNGQRVPLIGRVSMDMITVDLNSQPNAQPGDPVILWGGGLPVEEIARHADTIPYTLLCGITQRVQIVEQVAADGIQAR; translated from the coding sequence ATGACGCCCGCTGCTTACGCGCATCTGGATCTGGAGGCGGTGCGGCATAATCTGGCCCAGGTAAAGCGCTACGCTCCCAACAATAAAATCATGGCGGTGATTAAGGCCAATGCCTATGGTCATGGTATCACCCGTGTCGCTCGAGCTCTGGATCAGGCGAACGGTCTTGCCGTGGCGCGCGTCGACGAAGGCGTGCGCCTGCGGAAAGCCGGTTTCACCCAGCCCATCACCGTGCTGCAAGGCTTTGTTTGCGTGGATGAATTGCTGCTGATGCTTCAGCATCAACTGGAAGCGGTGATTCACACCCACCAGCAAATCGACATTCTGCAACAGCAAAATGGCGAGCCATTGGCGTTATCGGTATGGTTGAAGATGGACACCGGCATGAACCGGCTGGGTTTCAAGGGTAGCGATTTCAATACAGCCTACCAACAACTGGCAAAGTGCGCCATCGTCAAACAGCCGATCAGACTGATCACTCATTTCGCCAATGCCGACGACTTGCTCGACGACAAGACCCGCCGCCAGATCGAATTGTTCAACGACGCGGTACGAGACTATCCCGGCGAACGCAGCATCGCCAACTCGGCCGGCATCATCGGCTGGCCGCTCGGCTCCGCTCGGATCGAGTCCCGAGCGGAGCCGAGCGGCCAGACCCAGGAAAAAAACAACGATTGGGTGCGTCCGGGCTTGATGCTGTATGGTTGCTCGCCGTTCGCCGGCAAGACCGGCGCCGATTTCGGCTTGAAACCGGTGATGAGCCTGCATTCGAGATTGATCTCGGTGAAACATGTCGCCGCCGGCGAAACCGTAGGCTACAGTGGCACCTGGCAATGCCAAACCGATACCCGGCTGGGCGTGGTTTCGATAGGCTACGGCGACGGTTACCACCGCCATACCCGATCCGGCGCGCCGGTGCTGGTCAATGGCCAACGGGTGCCGCTGATCGGCCGGGTGTCGATGGATATGATCACCGTGGATTTAAACAGCCAGCCCAACGCCCAGCCGGGCGATCCGGTCATCTTATGGGGCGGCGGCCTACCGGTGGAGGAAATCGCCCGCCATGCCGACACCATTCCTTACACCCTGTTGTGCGGGATTACCCAGCGGGTGCAGATCGTCGAGCAAGTCGCGGCGGACGGTATACAAGCGCGGTAA
- the dnaB gene encoding replicative DNA helicase produces MSEDYYFAPDYAVESLKVPPHSIQAEQSVLGGLMLDNQTWDSVADKVIETDFYRRDHQLIFRSIAQLAEKQDPFDVVTLSEVLEGTGELQSVGGLAYLGMLAKDTPSAANIVAYANIVRDRSVLRQLIHVGTEISDSAFSTEGRETADLLENAERRVFEIAEQRQRGQGGFNSIKSLLAKAVDKIEMLYEQEGDITGASTGFTDLDEKTSGLQPSDLIIVAGRPSMGKTTIAMNMAENVALKSGMPVAVFSMEMPGEALAMRMMSSLGRIDQHKVRTGKLDDDDWPRLTSAINLLAETKLFIDDTPALTPTEVRSRARRLTREHGQLGLIVLDYLQLMQSPSSGDNRVQQISDISRGLKALAKELNVPVIALSQLNRNLEQRPNKRPVMSDLRESGAIEQDADLIIFVYRDEVYNEDSPDKGIAEVIIGKQRNGPLGTVRLTFLGQYTRFENFAGVYTGSEDYE; encoded by the coding sequence ATGTCCGAAGACTATTATTTCGCTCCCGATTACGCTGTCGAATCCCTGAAAGTACCACCACATTCCATCCAGGCCGAGCAATCGGTGCTGGGCGGTTTGATGCTGGACAATCAGACTTGGGATTCGGTGGCCGACAAAGTCATTGAAACCGATTTTTACCGCCGCGACCATCAACTGATTTTCCGCTCCATCGCCCAACTGGCCGAAAAACAGGACCCGTTCGATGTGGTGACCTTGTCCGAAGTACTGGAAGGCACCGGCGAGCTGCAAAGCGTCGGCGGCTTGGCTTATCTGGGCATGCTGGCCAAGGATACTCCCAGCGCCGCCAACATCGTCGCCTATGCCAACATCGTCCGTGACCGCTCCGTACTGCGGCAATTAATACACGTCGGCACCGAGATTTCCGATTCAGCCTTCAGCACCGAGGGCCGCGAAACCGCCGACTTGCTGGAAAACGCCGAGCGCCGGGTATTTGAAATCGCCGAGCAGCGCCAACGCGGCCAGGGTGGTTTCAACTCGATCAAGTCGCTGTTGGCCAAGGCCGTCGACAAGATCGAAATGCTGTATGAACAGGAAGGCGACATTACCGGCGCCAGCACCGGCTTCACCGATCTCGACGAAAAAACCTCCGGCCTGCAACCATCCGACTTGATCATCGTCGCCGGTAGGCCGTCGATGGGCAAGACCACCATCGCCATGAACATGGCCGAGAACGTGGCCTTGAAAAGCGGCATGCCGGTGGCTGTATTCAGTATGGAGATGCCTGGCGAGGCCTTGGCAATGCGGATGATGTCGTCGCTGGGCCGTATCGACCAGCACAAGGTACGGACCGGCAAGCTGGACGATGACGACTGGCCGCGCTTGACCTCGGCGATCAACCTGCTGGCCGAGACCAAGCTGTTCATCGACGACACCCCTGCCCTGACCCCGACCGAAGTCCGCTCCCGCGCCCGACGCCTGACCCGCGAGCACGGCCAGTTGGGTTTGATCGTGCTCGATTATCTGCAATTGATGCAGTCGCCTTCCAGCGGCGACAACCGCGTGCAACAGATTTCCGATATTTCCCGAGGCCTGAAGGCGCTGGCGAAGGAATTGAATGTGCCGGTCATCGCCCTGTCTCAGCTCAACCGTAATCTGGAGCAGCGCCCCAACAAACGCCCCGTAATGTCTGACTTGCGCGAATCCGGCGCGATCGAACAGGACGCCGATTTGATCATCTTCGTCTACCGCGACGAGGTCTATAACGAGGATAGCCCGGACAAGGGCATCGCCGAGGTCATCATCGGCAAGCAGCGTAACGGCCCGCTAGGCACGGTACGGTTGACCTTCCTCGGCCAATACACCCGCTTCGAGAATTTCGCCGGCGTCTACACCGGTAGCGAGGATTACGAATGA
- a CDS encoding HD-GYP domain-containing protein → MDQPDIDLHSAITALSCSLDLVGIDEVKHGKRVAMMAYHIAEELNWPDSERLSLLHAGMLHDCGVAKIREHRQLTETLEWEGAEAHAERGAEYLSACPPLAHLATEIRYHHTRWERLLQLPLDQRTRLRANLLFLADRIDVLQVPYLNSEQILTASPSIVIRLQGLSGTLFAPELLDAFSRIAKSQAFWLAMDPDYLDEDLRTLGKKVPLIALDYPTQREVAHLFSRVVDAKSPYTEQHSERVALVARQLAREFNISGRELEQVEIAGLLHDIGKLRVSEDIIEKPGRLTADERASMQRHSYDTFRILQRVFAHTNIPVWAGFHHENLRGEGYPFKTSGLSQDLECRIISVADIFQALAQARPYRESMALQDILDDLQHRVSLGELDATVVDKLTQHAELYYRLARG, encoded by the coding sequence ATGGATCAACCCGACATCGATTTGCACAGCGCCATCACTGCCTTGAGTTGCTCGCTGGATCTGGTGGGCATTGACGAGGTTAAGCACGGCAAACGGGTGGCGATGATGGCCTATCACATTGCCGAGGAATTGAATTGGCCCGACAGCGAGCGCTTAAGCCTACTGCATGCCGGCATGCTGCACGATTGCGGGGTGGCGAAAATTCGCGAACACCGCCAGCTCACCGAAACCCTGGAATGGGAGGGTGCCGAAGCGCATGCCGAACGCGGCGCCGAGTATTTATCCGCCTGTCCGCCGCTGGCACATCTGGCGACCGAAATCCGCTATCACCACACCCGCTGGGAACGGTTGCTGCAATTGCCCCTGGATCAACGCACCCGCTTGCGCGCGAATCTGCTGTTTCTGGCCGATCGCATCGATGTATTACAAGTGCCCTATCTGAACAGCGAACAAATATTAACCGCGTCCCCAAGCATCGTGATCCGGCTACAAGGCTTATCCGGCACTTTATTCGCCCCCGAATTACTGGATGCGTTTTCCAGGATTGCCAAGAGTCAGGCATTTTGGCTGGCCATGGATCCGGATTATCTGGATGAAGATTTACGCACGCTGGGCAAAAAAGTCCCGCTGATCGCGCTGGATTACCCCACCCAGCGCGAAGTTGCGCATTTGTTTTCACGGGTGGTCGATGCCAAGAGCCCTTATACCGAACAGCATTCGGAGCGGGTAGCGTTGGTGGCCAGACAACTGGCGCGGGAATTCAATATTAGCGGACGGGAACTGGAACAAGTCGAGATTGCCGGTCTATTGCACGACATCGGCAAATTGCGGGTATCCGAAGACATCATCGAAAAACCGGGACGGCTGACAGCCGATGAAAGAGCCAGTATGCAACGGCACAGTTACGACACCTTCCGCATCCTGCAACGGGTATTCGCCCACACCAACATTCCGGTCTGGGCCGGTTTTCACCACGAAAACCTACGGGGCGAAGGCTATCCTTTTAAAACCAGCGGCTTATCGCAAGACCTGGAATGCCGCATCATCAGCGTCGCCGATATTTTTCAGGCTCTGGCGCAAGCTCGGCCGTACCGGGAAAGCATGGCATTACAAGACATTCTGGACGACTTGCAGCATCGGGTATCGCTAGGCGAACTGGATGCCACGGTGGTCGACAAGCTGACCCAACACGCCGAGCTTTATTACCGCTTGGCGCGCGGCTAG